A window of Tripterygium wilfordii isolate XIE 37 chromosome 7, ASM1340144v1, whole genome shotgun sequence contains these coding sequences:
- the LOC120002929 gene encoding F-box/kelch-repeat protein At3g23880-like → MRSVSLPDDVVMDILLRLPVKSLKRFKCLCRSWCSNFQEPDFVGEHYLTNAVRGANLRTIVKSVSLYDPLLYSSLPASLSRIVINFYLLSNQTMRVEETINIPTAVPTSSFPIEDMIGQCEGLILLCGINYFDPILLLNPATQELKTLPQSSVERPPDTNRVYFTALGLGYDCCTTDCKVVRFAVYSHYPEGYPSDQVELYTLSSNSWRPITNPFGPVVLRQSRFNIYLNGHCHWWLTQMPYEGEKILAFDMTQETFKAMELPSCSEFIFHWLEQEPELRVFCNYLAVFAHSRENMDCFEIWVMKEYGVMESWTKRLVIGPIAGLGGVRELLGMWKTGEWFFKTNERRLALFNPHTKSIKDLEIHHCPNARSGLMLSIFTESLFSLNGR, encoded by the exons ATGAGGAGCGTGTCCCTGCCCGATGACGTGGTGATGGACATCCTCTTGCGACTTCCGGTGAAAAGTCTGAAGAGATTTAAGTGCCTATGCAGATCGTGGTGCTCTAATTTCCAAGAACCTGATTTTGTGGGAGAGCACTACCTCACTAACGCCGTCAGAGGTGCCAATCTTCGTACCATTGTTAAGAGTGTTTCTCTCTACGATCCACTTCTCTACAGTTCACTTCCTGCCAGTTTATCTCGTATTGTTATTAATTTCTACTTATTGTCTAATCAAACTATGCGAGTGGAAGAAACAATCAATATACCAACTGCTGTTCCCACATCAAGTTTTCCGATTGAGGATATGATCGGTCAATGTGAGGGCTTGATTCTCTTGTGCGGTATCAATTATTTTGATCCGATTTTGCTTTTGAATCCTGCAACACAAGAGCTGAAAACCCTCCCTCAGTCCTCTGTTGAGCGTCCTCCCGACACGAATAGGGTCTATTTTACCGCATTGGGTTTGGGTTATGATTGTTGCACTACTGATTGTAAGGTGGTGCGCTTTGCTGTTTACTCTCATTACCCTGAGGGCTATCCTAGTGACCAAGTTGAGTTATACACCCTAAGCAGTAATTCTTGGAGACCAATTACTAATCCCTTCGGGCCTGTTGTGCTGCGCCAATCACgtttcaacatatatttgaacgGACACTGTCATTGGTGGTTGACTCAAATGCCGTATGAAGGAGAGAAGATCCTTGCATTTGACATGACACAAGAGACTTTTAAAGCTATGGAGTTACCCTCTTGTTCTGAGTTTATCTTTCATTGGTTGGAACAGGAGCCGGAACTTAGAGTATTTTGTAATTATCTTGCTGTTTTTGCACATTCAAGGGAGAATATGGACTGCTTTGAGATATGGGTAATGAAAGAGTATGGTGTCATGGAGTCTTGGACAAAACGACTGGTGATTGGTCCAATCGCAGGACTTGGAGGAGTTCGAGAACTGCTAGGAATGTGGAAGACTGGTGAATGGTTCTTCAAGACCAATGAACGTCGGTTAGCATTGTTCAATCCTCACACCAAGTCAATTAAGGATCTTGAG ATCCATCACTGTCCTAATGCAAGGTCTGGATTGATGCTTTCTATCTTTACTGAGAGCCTCTTTTCGCTCAATGGAAGATGA
- the LOC120002928 gene encoding BTB/POZ domain-containing protein At5g60050 isoform X2, producing MAATADNTLKSSKEVSAMIKQGFISNTTLTFSPSRTTTLSKIPSPSDKNTVPSPPHVSPESTRPSHDNPRPTLFEMMSEEQQRESILAQESRRKSRIKLAQILAQLESYGVQWGLGPSDVRLSVVGRDGFKVYMDVHRRVLLEKSRFFAEKLRRDRGIAHSVEISECDDVEVYVETVMLMYCQDLKKRLIGEDVNKVLDLLKVSSAIMFDLGITSCLEYLEAVPWSQDEEEAVVFHLSQLQLHNSVTEVLQRLASEPSTSARTDDIFLKLLTGVLQAKDEKARREMKTLISRLLKEDASDLDHRLDVSKDSLYHLCHGCLSSLILCLSEATSMDESRRDRGILMGEIAREADNLQWIVDILTEKKMGDEFVKLWADQKELAILHSKIPVMYRHEISKITAQLCIAIGGGHILVPKDTRFSLLSTWLEALYEDFGWMRRASRSVDKKLVEDGLSQTILTLPLAQQQAILLNWFDRFLNKGDDCPNIQRAFEVWWRRAFIRKYMPEENNSQLQITVFDYPS from the exons ATGGCAGCAACGGCAGATAACACACTGAAATCATCCAAAGAAGTATCGGCAATGATAAAGCAAGGCttcatttcaaacacaactctCACTTTCTCTCCTTCAAGAACCACAACTCTCTCTAAGATTCCCTCTCCCTCCGACAAAAACACCGTCCCCTCGCCCCCTCATGTCTCGCCTGAGTCAACTCGCCCGAGTCACGACAACCCCCGCCCAACCCTGTTCGAGATGATGTCCGAAGAGCAGCAACGGGAGTCCATCCTCGCTCAGGAGTCCCGCCGCAAATCCCGGATCAAGCTTGCTCAAATCCTAGCCCAGCTAGAAAGCTATGGCGTCCAGTGGGGGCTGGGACCCAGTGATGTGAGGCTCTCTGTGGTCGGGAGGGACGGCTTCAAAGTCTACATGGATGTCCACAGGAGGGTCTTGTTAGAGAAGAGCAGGTTCTTTGCGGAGAAGCTGAGGAGGGACCGAGGGATCGCGCACTCGGTAGAGATAAGCGAGTGCGATGATGTGGAGGTTTATGTAGAGACTGTGATGTTGATGTATTGCCAAGACTTGAAGAAGAGGTTGATCGGTGAGGACGTTAATAAGGTCTTAGATTTGCTCAAG GTTTCTTCGGCTATAATGTTTGATTTGGGGATTACGTCTTGCTTGGAGTATTTGGAAGCTGTTCCATGGTCCCAGGATGAAGAGGAAGCAGTTGTATTTCATCTCAGTCAACTTCAACTTCACAACTCAGTGACTGAAGTTTTGCAGAGATTAGCTTCTGAACCATCAACCTCTGCGAGAACTGATGACATCTTCTTGAAATTGCTGACTGGTGTTCTACAAGCCAAAGATGAAAAAGCTCGTCGAGAAATGAAAACTCTTATTTCACGGTTGCTCAAAGAAGATGCATCTGATCTTGATCACAGGCTTGATGTCTCCAAAGATTCTCTCTACCATCTCTGCCATGGATGTCTCAGTTCTCTTATTCTCTGCTTATCTGAAGCTAC ATCCATGGATGAAAGCAGACGGGATAGAGGGATTTTGATGGGTGAGATTGCTCGTGAAGCTGACAATTTGCAGTGGATTGTTGATATTTTAACTGAGAAAAAAATGGGTGATGAATTTGTGAAACTATGGGCGGATCAAAAGGAACTTGCAATTCTTCACTCGAAGATACCCGTCATGTATCGGCATGAAATCAGCAAAATCACTGCCCAATTATGTATTGCCATTGGTGGAGGACATATTTTGGTGCCAAAAGATACCCGGTTCTCTTTGTTATCCACATGGCTGGAAGCTCTTTACGAAGACTTTGGGTGGATGAGGAGGGCTTCAAGAAGCGTGGATAAGAAATTGGTCGAGGATGGACTGAGCCAGACAATTCTAACCCTGCCGCTGGCGCAACAGCAGGCCATTTTGCTTAATTGGTTTGATCGATTTCTTAATAAAGGGGATGATTGCCCTAATATTCAGAGAGCATTTGAGGTATGGTGGAGGAGAGCTTTTATCAGAAAGTACATGCCTGAGGAAAATAATTCACAATTGCAAATAACTGTCTTTGACTATCCGAGTTGA
- the LOC120002012 gene encoding WUSCHEL-related homeobox 3-like, which translates to MSPAGSSRWCPTPEQLMILEELYRTGIRTPNASQIQHITAQLSFYGKIEGKNVFYWFQNHKARDRQKLRRKINKQLQQQQLYNHHHQLQQNHLHYFEPPAACAFHQLSQHNSPSFLPHEGGLEDAAGASRATNYTWKLGIPETRETAEKSMMMYEHDWMMLMNVSPLPIQCSTTNTTTPTTTRPLKTLELFPVTATCLKEESDKSKLPFYCSHNN; encoded by the exons ATGTCTCCTGCAGGTTCTTCAAGGTGGTGTCCAACACCAGAGCAATTGATGATCTTGGAAGAATTGTATAGGACTGGGATTAGGACTCCTAATGCTTCTCAAATTCAACACATCACTGCCCAGCTCTCTTTCTATGGAAAGATTGAAGGCAAGAATGTGTTCTATTGGTTTCAGAATCACAAAGCAAGAGACAGACAGAAGCTTAGGAGGAAGATAAATAAGCAACTTCAACAACAACAGCTttacaatcatcatcatcagctacAACAGAACCACCTTCACTACTTTGAACCTCCAGCTGCTTGTGCTTTTCATCAACTATCCCAGCATAACTCACCATCTTTTCTTCCTCATGAg GGAGGACTTGAAGATGCAGCAGGTGCAAGCAGAGCAACCAACTATACGTGGAAGTTGGGGATACCAGAAACTAGAGAAACGGCAGAGAAGTCCATGATGATGTATGAGCATGATTGGATGATGTTGATGAATGTGAGTCCACTGCCCATCCAATGTAGCACCACTAATACTACTACTCCTACTACTACTAGACCTCTCAAGACCCTTGAGCTCTTCCCAGTCACAGCAACCTGTCTCAAAGAAGAGAGTGACAAATCCAAGCTGCCTTTCTACTGTTCCCACAACAACTAA
- the LOC120001235 gene encoding putative respiratory burst oxidase homolog protein H, whose product MGSVRSEDSNKWMLESIHIDKMVDVNIDDDSSSSIASKTANETSFRMTISHVRKRSGPLPPRPKMDRTASCAARGLQSLRFLDRTMTGKEMDAWRSIERRFLQYAVDGRLYRDKFGVCIGMGDSKEFAGEIFDAIARRKGIDATQGINKDELKIFWEDMTKRDLDSRLQIFFDMCDKNGDGKLSEDEVEEVILLSASANKLSNLKQQAEAYASLIMEELDPDHNGYIEMWHLETLMRGMVGNENGKKLTTKTQTLTRAMIPKKYRTPVSRFFSLTIELVYENWRRIWVVALWLVINAVLFIWKFKEFERSVSFQISGYCVCLAKGSAEALKLNMALILVPVCKRTLTLLRSTFLNNFIPFDDHINFHKVIALGIVIETAIHTAAHMVCNFQRMSSYPREKFMELVGPAFHYNQPTYLSFMESVPGTTGIFMIIIMAFSFTLATSYFRRNIVKLPGIFHNLAGFNSFWYAHHLLAVAYILLLMHGYFLIIEKPWYTKTTWMYVAVPVICYATERLILTKIKEHQHGVTVIRAVIYTGNVLALYMTKPPGFKYKSGMYLFVKCPNLSTFEWHPFSITSAPGDEYLSVHIRTLGDWTTELKNLFEKVCDPPAAKPRRGNLVRLETKATSSPNFDKIQAEFPTIIVKGPYGAPAQNFKKFDILLLVGLGIGATPFISIIKDLLNYIKPNEPCPVSDQMCPERAYFYWVTREQGSFEWFKGVMDEIAEYDHNHIIEMHNYLTSVYEEGDARSALIAMVQKLQHAKNGVDIVSESRIRTHFARPNWRKVFSNLATTHQSSRIGVFYCGSATLTKPLKRLCHEFSMNTTTRFQFHKENF is encoded by the exons ATGGGGTCGGTGAGGAGCGAAGATTCAAATAAATGGATGCTAGAGAGCATTCATATTGACAAAATGGTTGATGTAAATATCGATGATGATTCAAGCAGCAGCATTGCATCCAAAACTGCTAATGAGACATCTTTCAGGATGACAATTAGTCATGTGAGGAAGAGAAGTGGACCTCTGCCTCCGCGGCCCAAGATGGATAGGACTGCCTCTTGTGCTGCCAGGGGGCTTCAAAGCTTGCGCTTCCTCGACAGGACAATGACAGGGAAGGAAATGGACGCCTGGAGATCCATCGAGAGGCGGTTTCTTCAATATGCAGTTGATGGGAGGCTCTATAGGGACAAATTCGGGGTCTGCATTG GAATGGGAGATTCCAAGGAATTTGCAGGGGAAATTTTTGATGCAATTGCAAGGCGTAAGGGAATAGACGCGACGCAAGGGATAAACAAGGATGAACTCAAAATATTTTGGGAAGATATGACTAAAAGAGATCTTGATTCTCGACTTCAAATATTTTTCGACAT GTGTGACAAAAATGGGGATGGGAAGTTGTCAGAGGATGAAGTGGAAGAG GTTATACTATTGAGTGCTTCTGCAAACAAGCTCTCAAATCTGAAACAGCAAGCGGAGGCATATGCGTCTTTAATCATGGAAGAGCTTGACCCTGATCACAACGGATACATAGAG ATGTGGCACCTTGAAACTCTAATGAGAGGAATGGTGGGCAATGAAAATGGTAAAAAGCTCACTACCAAGACACAGACACTCACAAGAGCTATGATTCCGAAAAAATACAGAACTCCTGTTAGCAGATTCTTTTCCTTGACCATAGAATTAGTATATGAGAACTGGAGAAGAATTTGGGTTGTTGCATTGTGGTTAGTGATAAATGCAGTCCTTTTCATTTGGAAGTTTAAGGAGTTCGAGAGATCGGTCTCATTCCAAATCTCTGGTTACTGTGTCTGCCTTGCCAAAGGTTCCGCTGAGGCCCTCAAGCTCAATATGGCTCTCATTTTAGTACCTGTGTGCAAAAGAACTCTAACATTGCTTAGATCAACATTTCTCAATAACTTCATACCTTTTGATGACCATATAAACTTCCACAAGGTGATTGCGCTGGGAATTGTGATCGAAACTGCTATTCACACGGCAGCACATATGGTTTGTAATTTTCAAAGAATGAGTTCATACCCTAGAGAGAAATTCATGGAACTTGTGGGTCCTGCATTCCATTACAATCAGCCAACATATCTATCCTTTATGGAATCTGTTCCAGGCACAACTGGGATTTTTATGATCATTATAATGGCCTTTTCGTTCACGCTGGCGACGAGCTATTTTAGACGGAACATAGTCAAGTTACCAGGGATTTTTCACAATTTGGCAGGGTTTAACTCCTTCTGGTATGCACATCATTTGCTGGCTGTGGCCTATATCCTCCTATTAATGCATGGCTACTTCTTAATTATTGAGAAGCCCTGGTATACGAAGACG ACATGGATGTACGTTGCAGTTCCAGTAATATGTTATGCCACAGAAAGATTAATCCTCACAAAGATTAAAGAACACCAGCATGGTGTTACTGTCATTAGG GCTGTAATATATACAGGAAATGTTCTAGCATTATACATGACCAAGCCTCCAGGATTCAAGTATAAGAGCGGCATGTACCTTTTCGTCAAGTGCCCGAATTTGTCAACTTTTGAATG GCATCCGTTCTCGATTACTTCTGCACCGGGAGATGAATACCTTAGTGTCCATATACGAACCTTAGGAGACTGGACTACGGAGCTCaagaatttatttgaaaag GTTTGTGATCCTCCAGCAGCTAAACCCAGAAGGGGAAATTTAGTGAGACTGGAAACGAAAGCAACTTCAAGCCCAAATTTCGATAAAATACAAGCAGA ATTTCCAACTATCATCGTCAAGGGACCATATGGAGCTCCAGCCCAGAATTTCAAGAAGTTTGACATATTACTGCTGGTTGGTCTAGGCATTGGAGCAACTCCATTCATCAGCATCATAAAAGATCTTCTTAACTACATTAAACCAAACGAACCCTGTCCGGTAAGCGATCAAATGT GTCCTGAAAGAGCGTACTTTTATTGGGTAACTAGGGAACAAGGTTCCTTTGAATGGTTTAAGGGTGTCATGGATGAAATTGCAGAGTATGATCATAAT CATATCATAGAAATGCACAACTACTTAACTAGTGTGTATGAAGAAGGAGATGCTCGGTCTGCGCTCATCGCCATGGTGCAGAAACTGCAACATGCTAAGAATGGGGTTGACATTGTGTCCGAAAGCCGG ATAAGAACACATTTTGCAAGACCTAACTGGAGGAAGGTGTTCTCTAATTTGGCAACTACCCATCAGTCTTCTCGGATTG GTGTTTTCTACTGTGGAAGTGCCACACTAACCAAACCACTGAAGCGTCTCTGCCATGAATTTAGCATGAATACTACGACCCGGTTCCAGTTTCACAAGGAAAACTTTTAG
- the LOC120001797 gene encoding laccase-17-like, translating to MELILFSFVTLCLLPQPALAMTRHYKFDILSHNVTRLCHTKSMVTVNGQFPGPRIVAREGDQLLIRVVNHVRNNISIHWHGIRQLRNGWADGPAYITQCPIQTGQSYVYNYTIIGQRGTLWWHAHISWLRSTVYGPIIILPMRGVPYPFEKPYKEVPIIFGEWFHADTEAIISQALHTGGGPNVSDAYTINGLPGPLYNCSAKDTFRLKVKPGKTYLLRLINAALNDELFFSIANHTLTVVEADAVYVKPFETEILLIAPGQTTNVLLKTIHHFPNATFLMKARPYVTGLGTFDNSTVAGIVEYEAPAHTLHTSFSIKELPLFKPVLPPLNDTSFATNFTNRLRSLGSAQYPANVPQKVDKQFFFTVSLGTNPCPSNQTCQGPNGTMFAASVNNISFAMPRTALLQAHHFGLSNGVYSSNFPTRPVPFNYTGTPPNNTMVRNGTKLLVIPFNTSVELIMQDTSMLGAESHPLHLHGFNFFVVGQGFGNFDPKKDPANFNLVDPVERNTVGVPSGGWVAIRFLADNPGVWFMHCHLEVHTSWGLKMAWVVLDGKRPNQKLLSPPADLPKC from the exons ATGGAACTTATTCTCTTCTCATTTGTCACATTATGTCTCCTTCCTCAGCCTGCTCTTGCCATGACCCGACACTACAAGTTTGAT ATCTTGTCGCATAATGTGACGCGGCTTTGCCACACCAAAAGCATGGTGACTGTAAACGGGCAGTTTCCAGGTCCTCGGATTGTAGCTAGGGAGGGTGATCAACTCCTTATCAGAGTGGTTAATCATGTTCGGAACAATATCTCCATCCATTG GCATGGCATTCGACAGCTTCGAAATGGCTGGGCTGATGGACCGGCATATATAACTCAATGCCCTATCCAAACTGGGCAGAGCTATGTATACAACTACACCATTATTGGACAAAGAGGCACTCTCTGGTGGCATGCTCACATTTCATGGCTAAGATCAACCGTTTATGGTCCTATCATTATTCTTCCCATGCGCGGAGTTCCTTACCCATTTGAAAAACCTTATAAAGAAGTCCCTATCATCTTTG gAGAGTGGTTCCATGCAGATACAGAGGCAATCATTAGTCAGGCACTCCACACTGGTGGAGGCCCAAATGTCTCTGATGCCTATACCATCAATGGACTTCCAGGGCCATTGTACAATTGCTCTGCTAAAG ACACATTTAGGCTGAAGGTGAAGCCAGGGAAGACTTATCTTCTTCGACTGATCAACGCTGCACTCAACGACGAGCTTTTCTTCAGCATAGCAAACCACACCCTAACAGTTGTTGAGGCTGATGCTGTTTATGTCAAACCTTTTGAAACTGAAATTCTTCTCATTGCTCCTGGACAGACCACAAATGTTCTTCTTAAGACCATTCATCACTTCCCCAATGCCACATTTTTAATGAAAGCAAGACCATATGTGACAGGACTTGGCACTTTTGACAATTCAACTGTTGCTGGCATTGTGGAATATGAAGCCCCCGCTCACACCCTTCACACAAGTTTCTCTATCAAAGAACTTCCGCTCTTTAAGCCTGTTTTGCCTCCTCTAAATGACACTTCCTTTGCTACAAACTTCACTAATAGACTTCGTAGCTTAGGGAGTGCACAATATCCTGCCAATGTGCCGCAAAAGGTAGATAAACAGTTTTTCTTCACAGTAAGCCTTGGAACTAATCCTTGCCCAAGTAACCAAACCTGCCAAGGACCTAATGGAACAATGTTTGCAGCTTCAGTTAACAATATTTCTTTTGCAATGCCAAGAACAGCTCTGCTTCAAGCTCACCATTTTGGGCTATCTAATGGTGTATACTCCTCCAATTTCCCTACTCGCCCTGTGCCATTTAACTACACCGGAACGCCACCAAACAATACAATGGTGAGAAATGGAACAAAGCTACTAGTGATTCCTTTTAACACTAGTGTAGAGCTAATTATGCAGGACACCAGTATGCTTGGTGCTGAGAGTCATCCTCTTCATTTGCACGGTTTCAATTTCTTCGTCGTTGGTCAAGGTTTTGGGAATTTTGATCCTAAAAAGGACCCTGCAAACTTCAACCTTGTTGATCCAGTAGAAAGGAACACTGTAGGTGTGCCTTCTGGTGGATGGGTGGCCATTCGGTTCCTCGCAGACAATCCAG GGGTATGGTTCATGCATTGCCATCTTGAAGTCCACACTAGCTGGGGTTTGAAGATGGCTTGGGTTGTCCTCGATGGAAAGCGTCCCAATCAGAAGTTGCTTTCACCACCAGCTGATCTTCCCAAGTGTTGA
- the LOC120002928 gene encoding BTB/POZ domain-containing protein At5g60050 isoform X1 yields the protein MAATADNTLKSSKEVSAMIKQGFISNTTLTFSPSRTTTLSKIPSPSDKNTVPSPPHVSPESTRPSHDNPRPTLFEMMSEEQQRESILAQESRRKSRIKLAQILAQLESYGVQWGLGPSDVRLSVVGRDGFKVYMDVHRRVLLEKSRFFAEKLRRDRGIAHSVEISECDDVEVYVETVMLMYCQDLKKRLIGEDVNKVLDLLKVSSAIMFDLGITSCLEYLEAVPWSQDEEEAVVFHLSQLQLHNSVTEVLQRLASEPSTSARTDDIFLKLLTGVLQAKDEKARREMKTLISRLLKEDASDLDHRLDVSKDSLYHLCHGCLSSLILCLSEATSMDESRRDRGILMGEIAREADNLQWIVDILTEKKMGDEFVKLWADQKELAILHSKIPVMYRHEISKITAQLCIAIGGGHILVPKDTRFSLLSTWLEALYEDFGWMRRASRSVDKKLVEDGLSQTILTLPLAQQQAILLNWFDRFLNKGDDCPNIQRAFEVWWRRAFIRKYMPEENNSQLQITVFDYPS from the exons ATGGCAGCAACGGCAGATAACACACTGAAATCATCCAAAGAAGTATCGGCAATGATAAAGCAAGGCttcatttcaaacacaactctCACTTTCTCTCCTTCAAGAACCACAACTCTCTCTAAGATTCCCTCTCCCTCCGACAAAAACACCGTCCCCTCGCCCCCTCATGTCTCGCCTGAGTCAACTCGCCCGAGTCACGACAACCCCCGCCCAACCCTGTTCGAGATGATGTCCGAAGAGCAGCAACGGGAGTCCATCCTCGCTCAGGAGTCCCGCCGCAAATCCCGGATCAAGCTTGCTCAAATCCTAGCCCAGCTAGAAAGCTATGGCGTCCAGTGGGGGCTGGGACCCAGTGATGTGAGGCTCTCTGTGGTCGGGAGGGACGGCTTCAAAGTCTACATGGATGTCCACAGGAGGGTCTTGTTAGAGAAGAGCAGGTTCTTTGCGGAGAAGCTGAGGAGGGACCGAGGGATCGCGCACTCGGTAGAGATAAGCGAGTGCGATGATGTGGAGGTTTATGTAGAGACTGTGATGTTGATGTATTGCCAAGACTTGAAGAAGAGGTTGATCGGTGAGGACGTTAATAAGGTCTTAGATTTGCTCAAG GTTTCTTCGGCTATAATGTTTGATTTGGGGATTACGTCTTGCTTGGAGTATTTGGAAGCTGTTCCATGGTCCCAGGATGAAGAGGAAGCAGTTGTATTTCATCTCAGTCAACTTCAACTTCACAACTCAGTGACTGAAGTTTTGCAGAGATTAGCTTCTGAACCATCAACCTCTGCGAGAACTGATGACATCTTCTTGAAATTGCTGACTGGTGTTCTACAAGCCAAAGATGAAAAAGCTCGTCGAGAAATGAAAACTCTTATTTCACGGTTGCTCAAAGAAGATGCATCTGATCTTGATCACAGGCTTGATGTCTCCAAAGATTCTCTCTACCATCTCTGCCATGGATGTCTCAGTTCTCTTATTCTCTGCTTATCTGAAGCTACATCCATGGATGAAAGCAGACGGGATAGAGGGATTTTGATGGGTGAGATTGCTCGTGAAGCTGACAATTTGCAGTGGATTGTTGATATTTTAACTGAGAAAAAAATGGGTGATGAATTTGTGAAACTATGGGCGGATCAAAAGGAACTTGCAATTCTTCACTCGAAGATACCCGTCATGTATCGGCATGAAATCAGCAAAATCACTGCCCAATTATGTATTGCCATTGGTGGAGGACATATTTTGGTGCCAAAAGATACCCGGTTCTCTTTGTTATCCACATGGCTGGAAGCTCTTTACGAAGACTTTGGGTGGATGAGGAGGGCTTCAAGAAGCGTGGATAAGAAATTGGTCGAGGATGGACTGAGCCAGACAATTCTAACCCTGCCGCTGGCGCAACAGCAGGCCATTTTGCTTAATTGGTTTGATCGATTTCTTAATAAAGGGGATGATTGCCCTAATATTCAGAGAGCATTTGAGGTATGGTGGAGGAGAGCTTTTATCAGAAAGTACATGCCTGAGGAAAATAATTCACAATTGCAAATAACTGTCTTTGACTATCCGAGTTGA
- the LOC120002882 gene encoding F-box protein CPR1-like, producing MRVEETINIPTAVPTSSFPIEDMIGQCEGLILLCGINYFDPILLLNPATQELKTLPQSSVERPPDTNRVYFTALGLGYDCCTTDYKVVRFAVYSHYPEGYPIDQVELYTLSSNSWRPITNPFGPVVLRQSRFNIYLNGHCHWWLTQMPYEGEKILAFDMTQETFKAMELPSCSEFIFHWLEQEPELRVFCNYLAVFAHSRENMDCFEIWVMKEYGVMESWTKRLVIGPIAGLGGVRELLGMWKTGEWFFKTNERRLALFNPHTKSIKDLEIHHCPNARSGLMLSIFTESLFSLNGR from the coding sequence ATGCGAGTGGAAGAAACAATCAATATACCAACTGCTGTTCCCACATCAAGTTTTCCGATTGAGGATATGATCGGTCAATGTGAGGGCTTGATTCTCTTGTGCGGTATCAATTATTTTGATCCGATTTTGCTTTTGAATCCTGCAACACAAGAGCTGAAAACCCTCCCTCAGTCCTCTGTTGAGCGTCCTCCCGACACGAATAGGGTCTATTTTACCGCATTGGGTTTGGGTTATGATTGTTGCACTACTGATTATAAGGTGGTGCGCTTTGCTGTTTACTCTCATTACCCTGAGGGCTATCCTATTGACCAAGTTGAGTTATACACCCTAAGCAGTAATTCTTGGAGACCAATTACTAATCCCTTCGGGCCTGTTGTGCTGCGCCAATCACgtttcaacatatatttgaacgGACACTGTCATTGGTGGTTGACTCAAATGCCGTATGAAGGAGAGAAGATCCTTGCATTTGACATGACACAAGAGACTTTTAAAGCTATGGAGTTACCCTCTTGTTCTGAGTTTATCTTTCATTGGTTGGAACAGGAGCCGGAACTTAGAGTATTTTGTAATTATCTTGCTGTTTTTGCACATTCAAGGGAGAATATGGACTGCTTTGAGATATGGGTAATGAAAGAGTATGGTGTCATGGAGTCTTGGACAAAACGACTGGTGATTGGTCCAATCGCAGGACTTGGAGGAGTTCGAGAACTGCTAGGAATGTGGAAGACTGGTGAATGGTTCTTCAAGACCAATGAACGTCGGTTAGCATTGTTCAATCCTCACACCAAGTCAATTAAGGATCTTGAGATCCATCACTGTCCTAATGCAAGGTCTGGATTGATGCTTTCTATCTTTACTGAGAGCCTCTTTTCGCTCAATGGAAGATGA